A single genomic interval of Salinarchaeum sp. IM2453 harbors:
- a CDS encoding site-2 protease family protein: MSDATSSNTPPSPDQLSGVFDVYDVDKTEDAILYYGIPQVPPNHIVENLWPVFEQSGYEVQYTRRTGEDVLVVTPKQPTSSNSIPWTHIILFSLTVLSTLFAGAMWFHVDVTSEPLQIWRGWPFAAAILTVLGIHELGHYVLGRYHSVNVTLPYFIPIPTLIGTMGAVIRLRGRIPDRRALFDIGVAGPIAGIIATIIVTTIGLFLGPVTVPETVVEAENAVEIELGYPPLMEILAWITGQQLYYEDPTKMVHPVVIGGWVGMFVTFLNMIPVGQLDGGHIVRALAAEYQETIASLVPGALFGLAGVLYFFYDVAFQSIFVWIVWGGLALLVAFAGPANPVRDSDTLGPKRKIIGIVAFALAALCFAPIPIQVQ; encoded by the coding sequence ATGAGTGACGCCACGTCGTCTAATACTCCCCCCTCTCCAGACCAACTCTCTGGAGTGTTTGATGTTTATGATGTCGATAAGACCGAGGATGCGATTCTGTATTACGGGATTCCGCAGGTCCCCCCAAATCACATAGTTGAAAATCTCTGGCCGGTGTTCGAACAATCTGGATATGAAGTCCAGTATACAAGACGGACCGGGGAAGATGTTCTCGTTGTTACCCCCAAACAACCGACTAGCTCTAACAGTATTCCATGGACTCATATTATCTTATTTTCCCTAACAGTACTATCTACTCTGTTTGCTGGCGCAATGTGGTTCCATGTTGATGTCACCAGTGAGCCACTACAAATCTGGCGTGGCTGGCCGTTTGCGGCAGCAATCTTGACCGTATTAGGTATTCATGAGCTCGGTCACTATGTTCTTGGCCGATATCACAGTGTGAATGTAACGCTGCCGTATTTCATCCCTATTCCTACATTGATTGGAACAATGGGAGCAGTTATTCGACTTAGGGGTCGTATCCCAGACCGACGTGCATTATTCGATATTGGTGTTGCTGGACCGATCGCTGGTATCATTGCCACGATTATTGTAACGACTATTGGATTGTTTTTAGGTCCTGTCACTGTTCCAGAAACGGTTGTCGAAGCCGAGAATGCAGTCGAAATTGAACTTGGCTACCCTCCATTAATGGAAATTCTTGCGTGGATAACTGGCCAGCAGTTGTATTATGAGGACCCTACAAAGATGGTTCACCCTGTTGTTATCGGCGGATGGGTTGGTATGTTTGTTACTTTCCTTAACATGATTCCTGTTGGTCAGCTTGATGGAGGGCATATTGTTCGTGCACTTGCGGCTGAGTACCAGGAAACAATCGCGTCGCTGGTTCCAGGTGCATTGTTTGGTCTTGCTGGTGTGCTGTACTTCTTTTATGACGTTGCTTTCCAGAGTATCTTCGTTTGGATTGTCTGGGGAGGATTAGCACTCCTTGTTGCATTTGCTGGTCCAGCTAATCCTGTTCGTGATAGTGACACGCTTGGCCCGAAAAGAAAAATCATTGGCATTGTTGCGTTCGCTCTTGCAGCACTATGCTTTGCACCTATCCCAATTCAGGTCCAATAA